The following are encoded together in the Pedobacter sp. D749 genome:
- a CDS encoding L-histidine N(alpha)-methyltransferase, whose amino-acid sequence MSTTTIEITTDNKTQFLQETLTGLRSEPKFMLSKYFYDATGDRIFQQIMEMEEYYLTNAEMEILQYQSAQLSQAISADGTAFDLIELGAGDATKSIHLLKSLLDDQMEFSYFPIDISAHVISDLEENLPKKIPSLDIKGLNGDYFDMLKKATELSERRKVVLFMGANIGNMTIADAESFCLSLKQLLSPNDLLIIGFDLKKNPQQILAAYNDKGGITRSFNLNLLQRINKELDGDFNIDQFEHYASYDPASGACKSYLISLKNQIVNIGRHAIHFIENEYIFMEISQKYSLSDIDQLAAKTGFKPLQRFFDHNQYFVDAIWKVD is encoded by the coding sequence ATGAGCACCACTACCATTGAAATAACAACCGACAACAAAACGCAATTTCTTCAGGAAACCTTAACAGGACTACGATCTGAGCCAAAATTTATGCTTTCCAAGTATTTTTATGATGCTACCGGAGACCGCATATTTCAGCAGATTATGGAAATGGAAGAATATTATCTAACCAATGCAGAAATGGAAATCCTCCAGTATCAGTCTGCGCAACTTTCGCAAGCCATATCTGCAGATGGTACTGCCTTCGACCTGATCGAGTTGGGTGCTGGTGATGCCACCAAGTCCATTCATCTGTTAAAATCACTGCTGGACGATCAGATGGAATTTAGTTATTTTCCGATTGATATTTCAGCGCATGTAATTTCTGATCTGGAAGAAAATCTGCCTAAAAAAATTCCTTCGTTGGATATTAAAGGGCTAAATGGCGATTATTTCGACATGCTGAAAAAAGCCACTGAACTGTCGGAACGTAGAAAAGTGGTGCTGTTTATGGGCGCAAATATTGGTAACATGACAATTGCCGATGCTGAAAGTTTCTGTTTGTCTTTAAAGCAATTACTTTCTCCAAACGACCTGCTCATTATCGGCTTCGACCTCAAAAAAAATCCGCAACAAATTTTAGCTGCCTATAACGATAAAGGCGGAATTACCAGATCTTTCAATCTCAATCTACTTCAACGCATCAATAAAGAACTCGATGGTGATTTTAATATTGATCAATTTGAACATTATGCCAGTTACGATCCGGCATCAGGTGCCTGTAAAAGTTACCTCATCAGTTTAAAAAACCAGATTGTAAATATTGGCCGCCATGCCATTCATTTTATCGAAAATGAATATATTTTTATGGAAATCTCACAAAAATATTCCTTAAGTGATATTGATCAATTGGCCGCGAAAACAGGCTTTAAACCTCTTCAACGTTTTTTTGATCACAACCAATATTTTGTAGATGCCATTTGGAAAGTAGATTAG